A region from the Methylocella sp. genome encodes:
- a CDS encoding pentapeptide repeat-containing protein, translating into MQFEIRNRWSGDVQFTAEIECADDAPISIKVGLAVKWGFSNGASLVGASLDGANLRGVNLRGANLRSVRADLYDILLRAIPEVPALLTALREGRVNGSTYEGECACLVGTIANVRQVYYDTLGLADSSRPVERWFLGINKGDTPENSQIAKITEGMIVEFMDLVGLNSTVVAESAVQS; encoded by the coding sequence ATGCAATTCGAAATCAGAAATAGGTGGAGCGGAGACGTTCAGTTCACGGCCGAGATCGAATGCGCAGATGATGCACCGATCTCAATCAAGGTCGGGCTGGCGGTAAAATGGGGCTTCTCTAACGGCGCGAGCCTGGTCGGCGCGAGCCTGGACGGCGCGAACCTGCGCGGCGTGAACCTGCGCGGCGCGAACCTGCGCTCCGTGCGGGCGGATCTGTACGATATTCTTCTGCGCGCTATCCCCGAGGTTCCGGCGCTCCTGACCGCTCTGCGCGAGGGTCGCGTCAACGGATCGACCTACGAAGGCGAATGCGCTTGCCTGGTCGGCACGATCGCGAACGTCCGGCAGGTTTATTACGACACTCTCGGACTGGCCGATAGCTCGAGGCCTGTCGAGCGCTGGTTCCTTGGCATCAATAAGGGCGACACCCCGGAGAATAGCCAAATCGCCAAAATCACCGAAGGCATGATCGTTGAGTTCATGGACCTCGTCGGCCTGAATTCTACGGTCGTCGCGGAAAGTGCGGTGCAATCATGA
- a CDS encoding transposase, translating into MIEVLPDRLEGAPSQLRRRWSDEIKEQAVAASLVPGANVSAIARGIGISPAQLFDWRRMALRKGSASLPAPPADASLEVTQPTPCVIEIVVGGVVIRADATADETHLRRVIRAVRSA; encoded by the coding sequence ATGATCGAGGTGCTTCCTGATCGTCTTGAGGGAGCACCGTCGCAGCTGCGGCGGCGATGGTCGGACGAGATCAAAGAACAGGCCGTAGCTGCATCTCTGGTGCCTGGAGCGAATGTCTCGGCGATCGCCCGAGGCATCGGCATCAGTCCCGCGCAGCTTTTTGATTGGCGGCGCATGGCCTTACGTAAGGGATCGGCCAGCCTGCCAGCGCCACCGGCGGATGCATCTCTTGAAGTCACGCAGCCCACGCCTTGCGTTATCGAAATTGTTGTCGGCGGCGTTGTCATCCGCGCGGATGCGACGGCCGACGAAACACATTTGCGGCGCGTGATCCGCGCGGTTCGTTCGGCATGA